The Methanosarcina barkeri MS DNA window TACTCTGGTAGGGCTCCTCTGGAGGCTGCCAGTATGGGTGTCGCTCTTGCATCTGATGATGTGGCTTTCAGATGTAATCTTGTGACTATTGAGCATGGGAGAATAAAAGATTACAGTGCAGGGCACATCAGTAGCGAAGAAGCTAAGATTCTCGTCGAAACCCTTGATGCGGAACTCGGTAATGGAGAACTGAGCTTTTATCCAGGGATCAGCTACAGGCACCTTTTGGTCGCCAAAAATAATCTGGGGGCTGAAGCGGAGTGTACTCCCCCGCATGATATTACTGGAAAGAAAATTGAGGAATATCTGCCCGAAGGAAAAGAGGGAGATTTCTTTTCCGACCTGATCAAAAAATCTATGATCGTTCTTGAACTGCATCCAGTTAACCTGAAAAGAATTGAAGAGGGTAAGAATCCTGCAAATTCAATTTGGGTCTGGGGCCAGGGATATGCTCCGAAGTTTACGCCATTTCGAGAATTGTATGGAAAAACTGGAGCAGTTATTTCGGCAGTCGATCTTCTGAAAGGCATTGGAGTTTATGCAGGAATGGATGTAATTGAAGTTCAGGGAGCAACCGGTTATCTGGATACCAATTATGAAGGAAAAGCCAGTGCTGCAATCGAGGTCCTGAAAACCAGGGATCTTGTTTTTGTCCATGTGGAAGCTCCAGATGAAGCCGGACATGAAGGGAGTATTGACAAAAAGTTAAAAGCTGTCGAAGATTTCGATAGCCGAATTGTGTCTCCTATTCTTAAGCATGCTAAAGCTTCAGACGAGCCTTTTACAATTCTTGTACTGCCTGATCATCCAACCCCGATTTCCATAAAAACTCATGCTAGAGATCCGGTTCCTTTTGCAGTCTACAGAACTGATAAGGCGGACTCTGATAGTGCGGAGGCTTTCGATGAGGATTCGGCTAAAAAAGGTTCTCTTGGGCTTGTAAAAGCTTCGGATCTCATAGGAATACTTGTGAAGGCTAAATAACTGCTTTTTCTCGTTTTTCATTTGATGCTTTTATTTGTTTAGCATCCTGATTTCCAGAAAATCCTCTGTTCTGGATTTTCGGAAATTTTTCTTTTATCATTCTGGCTCTTTTTTGTACTAAGTTTGTGTGAAATTAATCAGGAAAACATATATATCCTTTCTCAATATATTCGGAATAGCACATAAAATCTGTGTTATCATTTTAACTCAGGGGGTATTTTTTGTATGAGATGGCCTATGAGAAGATCATTTTCGGGACCTGCACGCTGGGATCCTTTTGACGAAATAAGAAGGACACAAGAGCGCCTCAACCAGTTGTTTGAAGACTTTATGCCGATGGAAGAATGGGGTGGCGGAAAAGTATACACTCCTGCTATCGATATTAAGGAAGAAGACGACAAGCTTGTAGTCACTACCGACCTGCCTGGTATTAATAAAGAGGATGTTCAGATTAACCTTAAAGAAGACATTCTTGAGATCAGTGCAAAGACTGGGAAGGAAAAAGAGACTGAGGAAGAAGGATACCTGCGCCGGGAAAGAGCATATACACAATTTTACAGGGCGGTTCGCTTACCTGCGAGCGTTAAGGAAGATGGAAGCACTGCAAAAATGGAAAATGGTGTTCTGACAATAACGCTGCCGAAAATGCAACTGGGAGAACCGGCAAAGAAGATAGCTATTGAGTAAGTTTTTCCGAGAGAAAAGACAACATCAAATTTAATTTCAGACTGCGAAAGAAAATCGCAGCCTGTTTTTTGAACTTTTTCCTGCTGATTTTTCTGATATAGCACAAAGAGATTTTCCATGAATCTGATTTTCAATTTTCATGATCTGGTTCTATTATCTGTTCCGGATCTGCCCTTTTTATGATACTCGGAATCAGAACATGGTTCGACATGAATTGAAAAGTGACCATTACTGCCGCAGATTTCTTTTAGCTTGTTTTCTATCTGCGTTGATATTTCATGTGCGTCCACGATATTCAGATTCCTGTCAACCTCTATATGGACATCTGCAGCCATGGCATTCCCTATTTTTCGAGTTTTTAGCTCATGGAAGCCTAAAACACCATCAGTAGAATCCAGAACTCGTTCAATATTTCTGTACGTTTCCGAATCAAGCGAAGCCTCCAGAAGCTCATTGAGGTTTTTGTAAGAAATATCAAATGCCACTTTAAAAATAAAGAAACTCAATATTACTGCGGCTATTGGATCGAGTACTACCCACTTGCCTCCAAGAAGTATGGCACCTCCTATTCCGATCATGGTTCCTAAGGACGATAAAGCGTCCGAACGGTGGTGCCAGGCATTTGCAGTAAGTGCATCGCTCTTAAGCTTCCTGGCATATATTGTGGTATAACGATAGAGCCATTCTTTTGATACAATTGACAGAACTGCCGCAATAAGCGCAATCGAATTTGGGGCTGGTAGTGATTCTCCTTGGAAAAACGCGAAAACCTTCTGAAGCCCGCCCCATAAAATTCCAAATGCCACTACAGCAAGTGCAAGCCCGATAAATGCCGCAGACAGGGTCTCGATTTTTCCATGCCCGTAATTGTGTGTGCTGTCTCTGGGTTTCTTGGAGATCTTTAAACCTATTATTACTGCGATGTCAGTCATGAAGTCGGACAAAGAATGAACTGCGTCAGCAATCATTGCCGAACTATTTCCAACAATACCGGTCACAAATTTAAAACCTGTCAACAAAACGTTGACTGTCATCCCAACTTTTGTTACATGAGCTGCCTGGGAGTATCTGGCGTTTTCATTCTCTTCATAATTAAAAAGAGTTTCTCCGTTTGTATCTCCAGTACTTTCCATAATTTCTCATATTTTCTTAATTATCTTAATAGATTTGAGATATTATATTTCTACATTTATTATTATTCCATTAAACGAGAGCATAAAAATTAGCGATCAATAGATATAAGGTTATCTTCATTGATTAAGAAATTTATATAGCTTTATAAGTACACATTTTGGGATTAATCTAATTAGTATATCTACAATTAATTATAAAACTAGCAATATTTTTAAAATAAATTCTAGGGATTTCCATAAACATTAATATTTTTCACACAACTAACGTATGTAATTTTCTTTTCTCAGTTCCTCTATTAATCGACTTATTACCGACTTATAACCGACTTATAATCGACTTATAATCGACTTATTAATCTGGCTATCTACTTCCATACATCTTTTATCTCTTTCTTGCGGTGTTGAAAAATATATACAATTCAACCGTAGCGCGGAAGGTTATATTTTATTTCCTTAATTCTTTCTCCTTCTCCTTCCTCAGGAAATTCTTTACTTTTCAGGGCTGCAGTCTGTGCAACTTCAGGGTGCTGTTTAAGAAATTCTATTGAATAATCCGTAGTTTCACTTGCTGCTGCTTGAAAGGTATTATCTATTTCTTCTTTGCTAAACTGCCCATGATAAAGAAGAAGCTGAGTTACTTTTTGCCGGGTAGCTTGAGGTTCGTTCTCATAGTCCAGGGAGTAGTACAGCTTACTTACGATAACTCTTAAACTCCATATTCGGCTTCGTTTTTTGTTTTTTAACTCAAAAGGGACTTTATTCTTTATTTTCTCTATAATTTCGTTCAATTCATACTGGCTCGTGTTTAACACCTATATGAAATTTGGTTTTCAAGCAGATAAAGGATCTTAATAGTTCTTAACTCTGCTCGGGAGAAAAGTGCCGCAGTAAAATAGGACTGAAAATAAGGTCAATTGAAATATATAATATCTTAGGAGGATCGGTTAGTTTAAGATATATATTGAGAAAACAGGTAAATTTAGAAAATAATTAGTTGAGAAATGGTGTAAACTGGCAATTAAACTGAAAGTAATGTAAACTGAAGAAATAAGTCCTATCGAAAAAATAAGTGAAAGCGCGGCATCAGGAAATTATTCTCATCATCTTTTGCTCAGTTGGGGTAACTTTCATCATCGCCGCAAGATCCAGTATATCGGTGGTCTTATTTATGGTTACTGCCTTTACTGCTGCAAATTGTTGATTTAATGGATTATTTCTTTTATTTCCTGTATCCAACTGAACAATATTCAGTTGCTCTTATTAACTCAAAGTCTTCCGAGGAAAACACTTGAAATTCGAAGCCATAGCCGTTGAGAATATTCCCCTTATACATACTGGGGATAACCTGCCCTCGATCATTTGTAAGAATCTGGAACTTCAGGACAGGGACATTGTTATCGTTGCCTCGACTGTCGTTGCTAAAGCTGAAGGGGAGATCTTCAGGCTAGAGGACATTACCCCAGGGAAAATAGCACTTGAGATGGCATCCCGAAACGGAAAAGATGCGAGGTTTATCCAGGCTGTACTTTCCCGGAGCAGGGAGGTGCTTGTGGAAAAACCTTTTATGCTTGTGACAACTCTCGCAGGGCATACCTGCGTAAACGCAGGAGTAGATGAGTCAAATATTGAAGATGGATTTTTGCTCTATCCTCCTGTAAATCCGGATGCCAGTGCTTCAAGGCTCGGGCAGGAGCTCGAAAAGTTGAGCGGGAAAAAGTTAAGTGTTATTGTCACAGACACAAATGGGAGAGCTTTTAAAATAGGACAGACTGGTGCTGCCATAGGAATTTACAAGATAAAACCTGTAAAGCATTGGATTGGAGAAAAAGATCTCTTTGGAAAAGTCCTTGAGGTTACAGAGGAAGCAGTTGCCGATGAACTTGCAGGTGCCGCAAACCTTCTGATGGGCGAAGGGGCAGGTGGAACTCCCGTAGTTGTAATTCGTGGTTTTGATTACTACTGTGGAGAAAAGACCTTTATAAAGGAAATGTATCGTCCCGAAGAAATGGATGTTATTAAAAAAGGGCTTCGCTGCCTTCAAAAAAAGTTGAATAAAAAATTGAATTAAGGAAGTTAAAGCTTCAGATCTTAGATATTGGGCAAAGTAATATCTCGAACTTTGATTTTAACTCTAAGGCATGAAGTCTCCTTCCTCGATAATTTCCGGCAAAAGCCGGAAAATGGCAGGTGGGAGATGAAAGCTGTCAACATCAACTATTTTTTAATAAATCTTATCTATTTTTTTAAAGACTATTACTCTTACAACGAATTTTAATCCATGAAGTAAAACCTGCTAATGAATAGTTGAAATAAGCTAATTCTCAAGCTTTGCTGGCATGCTTAGTAAGCGTGAGATCCAAATTTACCAGGTTTTTCAGAGAAAAAACTGGATTTCCCAGATTCAAGTCCAAGAAAAAGCCTGTTCAATCCGGTTGAAAGTCCTGCAAAAAAGAGTACGTTAAAACGTAAAAGGATCTATAAATCGAGAGAAAGTAAAGCTGCAACTTTCAAAACTCCCTGAAAAAATCAGCAATCAGAAGAATGATTCCCAGCACAACCTCTCTTCTAAACTTATTAGTGAGAACCAAGCTATTGCTCTGGAAACTCTGATGTTAAAGGGATGCAAAAAAATAATTGTTTAGCTCAGTCTATAAGTGATTCTGCATGGAGCAGTTTTGTTACAAAGTTAGACTACAAAGCAGAATGGTTCGGTAAACCTATCCTGAGAATCGGGTAGTTTGAACTCTCTTCTAAACTTTATAGTGTTTGCGGGTATTATAATTCAGATTTGGCATTGAAGGATAGAAAATGGATTTGCTCTGATTGCAACACAAAATATTATAGGGACATTAATGCTGCATCAATTTCAAAAAATTCTCACTTCAAGATCAAAATCTTATAGTTATTTGACACTCTTATAGTTATCTGGTACCTGCGGAACGCGGGGAAGGACTTGGGGGCTTGTTTTCAAAAGAGAAAGGAATAAATCAGGAAGTTCCTCCCTGGAACCTGAGCCAAAAAGTGAAGAATTAAGGGAGAAGTAGTTTATATTCTGTAAGTTCAGTTTCCGCTTGAAGTCTCGCTTTTTAACTCAAAAGGTATATATTCCACTTCCACACCCGCGTCCCTGAAAAACTCAAGTGAATCATTATCTGGATAGAAAGTTGCGTATACCACTCTTTTGATATTCGCGTTTATAAGCATTTTCGCGCAAAGGATACAGGGCTGGTGTGTACAGTAAATGGTTGCTCCTGCTATGCTTACGCCATGAATTGCGGCCTGGATAATTGCATTCTGTTCTGCGTGCACTGCCCTGCACTTTTCCTGTCTTGTACCTGAAGGAATCTTTTCCAGATCCCTGATACATCCGATTTCAAGACAGTGTTCCATGCCGCTAGGTGCTCCATTATATCCGGTTGAGAGAATGCGTTTATCCTTAACGATCACAGCTCCTACGTTCTTTCGAAGGCAGGTAGCCCGTTTGCCTACCACGAAGGCGATTTCGAGGAAATACTCATCAAGTGAAGGTCTTTCTGTCATTATTTTTAATGAACAGTAACTGGTATATATAGCTGTGACGTTAAAGCCTGTACCATTTTTAAGAGTTAATTTTAAGTGGAATAAATTAACGGTATATAGAGAAGAATTGCTAGGGGAAGAATTAATATAATCTGTGAGAATACAGAGTTAAAACAAATTAACTTATTTATAACACTAATTTGTTTCTAATATACTTGTTTATAATCTACACTTATTTACAATATTAAAACATCCAGAACGTTATCCCCCATCACCTGAACCCGAGTAGCAGAGTAAATTCAATATTCTCAATAAACCTGATTATAAACTTCGTGTTCTGAATTATACATCAGGATTATATATCTGGATGTAATGAGCTGTTCGGATAGGTTCAATAAAATAAATAGATACACGCATCCGGAGTATTAAATTATGGCAACAGGTTTGGCCGAAATTTTAGATAACTTCGTGAAAAATCACGACAACCGCCAGTTGCTGGCCCTCCCCCTTGCGATACTCGCAGTTTCTTTGGTAATACTGCTAGTTTCTCTTGTGAGTAGCGGATCGCCGGTAAAACTGGGAATGGATTTCCAGGGCGGCACTCAGATTTCGATAGAAACGACTGATTCCCCTGCTGTACTTGAAAAAACGTATTCGTCTTACCCCATCACTAATGTCCGGCAGACCGGAAGCAGGGTTATCATGCAGTTTGGAATCATGGATGATGAGCAGCAGCGTCAGCTTGAAACGGATATTACGAGTCACAACTATTCCAATGTGCAGATTCAGCAAGTTGGGCCGATTTACGGCAAGACTCTGCAGGTACAGGCTCTGGAGGCCCTAGTTATTTCCTTTATAGGAATGGGAATTGTGGTATTCCTGCTCTTCAGGACCTTTGTTCCTTCCCTTGCAGTGATACTTTCTGCATTTTCAGATATCGTCATTGCAGCTGCTTTCATGAGGGTTGCAGGGATTGAACTTTCCCTGGGAACACTTGCGGCTCTGCTTATGCTTATCGGTTATTCTGTAGACAGTGATATCCTGCTCACAAACAGAGTACTTAAACGCCGGGGCATAGTAGAAGAGAAAGTTTCCAAGGCTATGCATACAGGTATCACCATGACTACTACAACCCTTGCAGCGCTTGCATCCATGTACATAGTCTCGACTTTCTCCTATGTGGTCATTCCTTCATTCACACAGATTTCTCTGCTTTCGCAGATCTCAATTGTGCTGATTGCGGGACTTATTGCAGACATGATGAATACCTGGCTCCTGAATACGGGAATCTTACGATGGTATGCGATGAAACCCGAATTCAGAGGGAGGTATAACAGATGAGCGACAAAAAAAGCCTTCTTAAAAATCCAAGAGTCATTATCTTTATTATAATCCTTCTTGGCTCTATAGTGGCCATTCACCCAGGCTATACCCCCGGAAAAGGGACAACTTCCAATCTTAATTTTGGACTTGATCTGGAAGGTGGGTCCTGGCTCCAGATACAACTGGAAGGAGCACTTGTCCAGGTAGATGTAGATTCCGGAAAATTAGTTAGCGGAATTGTAGAGCCTATAATTGGAGCCCCTGTCGAGATCACGAAAAATGACCTTGATGTCGGCGGCTCTGCCAATAAATCTGTCACCTTTACAACATCTGGGACTGTCAGTGCATCTCAGCTTGAGTATCTTGGCACGGTAAGCGTGGACAAGCTGAGTGGAAGCACAACTCAGGTAACTATCTCTGATACCAGTAAGGAGAGTCTCATCCAGTCTTACCTATCAAAAGCCCTTGATGCAGAAGTACTTGCCAAGAGTACTGAGGACGGAACTGTCTACGAAATCAGGACTGCAGTCACCGAACAAAAGCTTGAGTCTCTGCTGGAAAAGGTTGGAGGTTCGATCCACAAGAACGAAGATGGGACTTCAACTTACGAAGAAGGAGTAAGCACCGATACCAGAGACCTGACAAAGGAGATCCTCAGTGATAAGCTGAACTCTCTGGGTATCAAAGATATTCCTGTAAGAACCGTAGGGGACAAATACATCCTTATTGATTTTGCAGGCATTGACCTGGCAACTGCCAAGGAAATAGCTGAAAAACCTGGAAAGTTTGAGATCCGGATTCAGACAACTGGAAATGAAACCGAACATGTCCTTTACGGCGATTCAATTGTAAGTGTGGGAGTTCCAAGCTTCCATGATGAACAGTGGCATACTCCTTTCACCCTGGATGATGATGGGGCTCGGACACTCCAGAAAGTTGCACTCGAAACCGGAGCAATTGATGATCCGGATTCCCATTACTTGAAGATGTACCTTGATGGAGTTGAAATCTATGGAGCTCCTTTGAGTCAGTCTGCAGCTGAAAAACTGCGAGATGCCCCTATATATTCCTGGGAAGCTTCCACGGGTACAGATGATGCTGCAAAAACCGAAGCTAAAGCACTTCAGGTTCACCTTCGAGCAGGGGCTCTTCCTGTCAATGTAGAACTTGTAGGTTCTGGACATGTGGATGCAGGTCTCGGAGCGCAGTTCAAAAGTGCAGCTCTGATTATCGGTTTGATTTCCCTTATTGGGGTGGCAGCCGTGGTTTACTTCAAGTACAGAAGGTCTGAAATCCTGATACCTATGGTCGGAACTTCTACCAGTGAAGTTATCATGATCCTCGGAGTTGCAGCACTGATAGGATGGCAGCTTGACCTGGCGTCAATTGCAGGTGTTATAGCTTCCATAGGTACTGGGATTGACCACCTTGTGATCATCACAGACGAGGTGCTTGCTGAAGGCAAACTCCCTCCAACGAGGGTCTTTAAGTCCAGGATAACAAAGGCTTTTACAATCATTTTAGGGGCAGCCACTGCAAACATAATTGCCCTGTCCCCTCTGGTCGTAATGGGCTTTGGTACTTTGAAGGGCTTTGCAATTACTACCATCATTGGTGTCTTAATTGGTGTGATTATCGCAAGGCCGGTTTATGGTATAGTAATCAAGGAATTTCTGCACGTAGATGAAAACGGAACCGCAAGTATAACTGAGTAAGTATTGAGCGAAAAGTAAAGTTCTTTGAGGTTGATTGGTATCTAGGAGTCAAAAATTAAGGTGGAATGTATGCAGGATCTCTGGACTTTAAAATACAGGGCAGGTACTCTGAAGGAAATGCTTGGAAACGAGCATGCTGTAGCCACGCTTTCCGAACTTGCCCAGTCCGGGATCCTTCCCCATCTTATTTTCTACGGCCCTGAAAATTCCGGAAAAACGACAGCAGCTCTTGCTCTTGCCAGACAGCTCTATGGACGTACCTGGAAAAACAATTTTGCATACTTCAATGCTTCTGATTTTTTTGACCAGGGAAAGCGCTATCTCGTCCGAGACAAGCGTTTCGTGCGTTTTCTGGGCACCGATGACCCAAAGAAAATCTATAAAAGTGTAATCGATATTTTCAAGGAAATTATCAATGAATATGCTGGAATGGCTTCGCTTGATGCCGATTACAAGTTAATCTACATTGACAATGCTGAGTCCCTTAATTCTGACGCACAGCATGCTCTAAGGCGAATTATGGAAAAGTACAGTGCAACATGCAGGTTTATTCTTTCCACTACCAAACCTTCTAAACTTATTGCTCCGCTTCGCTCAAGAGGCCTTCAAATTTTTTTCACATATGTTCCGGATTCGGTTCTGAGAACCCATCTTGAGAAAATCGGCCGTGCTGAAAAGTTGCAGCTTTCGGAAGGCGCATTTGATGCAATCCTTTATTCTGCGAAGGGAAATGTTGCAAAGGCAGTTCAGACTCTACAGCTTGCTTCTTTAGTTGCACACGATTCGGTCATTACTGAAGAAATGGTGTATGAGGTTACTCTGGGCAGGGATGAAAATATTGACAATTTACTTTCTGCGGCTCTTGCTGGAGATTTTTCCAGAGGACGGAAGCTCCTTGATGAGATGATAGTTGAGAAAGGGCTTTTAGGAGTCGAGATTCTTGAAGGGCTTTCCGAAGCTCTCGCAGATTCGGGAGAAACGGATACAGACATTGCTCGGATTATTGTGAAAATTTCCGAAGTCGATGCTCATCTTAAGGATGCTGCCAATGAGAGAATTCAGCTTGAGAAACTGATCTCTTCTCTTTCCTAATTTTTAGAGTCGTTTTCCTTCTGTCTTCTTTCGCTTCCTTTTTACTGCCTTTTTACTGCCTTCTTTTTATTTCTTATATGTCTGTGAGAGCCTGTGAAAATGGGATCACACACGTATAATTTGTATAAGTAATTGAGTTGTTTATATAAACAATACAAATAACTACAAAGATCAAATTGCATATTTTAGTATGTATTCGATCTTAACTTTAAGGGTGGTCTAACGAATAAGAATATCTGGAAACTAATGTTTATTCTTCTTTGGATTGTAGCTTTAGTTGTATCTTGGCAATTAAAGGGTTTTGAAGCAAATGCAAAAATGGGTTTTTCTGAAGTAACCTATTGGATGGGATTTTTTTTAGGAAATCTTGCAGGAATGGTTTCGATTAAATTACAAGATGCATATAAAAATTAAAATCGGCAAATATTGGTATTTTTTACGGTATCTCCGAATGGCATATGGCTTTTGCATTCGACAAGCTAATCAGATAAAAAATAATAGTGTTATTTCCAAATTTTGTGGGTTCCGATTCTGTTTTTATCTCTACTTCCCTTCCCTCTTTTTAAAATACTATATATATGCTTCTCTCTAGAGTTATTCAATAATAAAAAACTATTTATATTTTAACCATTAAATCAAAATTATCATAGTAAATTATATATACAATTAGCTTTTATTTTTTATTGTAGATAGGCCAGAATCTCAAGCTTCTAAGGAGTTAAGGGGCTCCGTTACATTTTTTAAACGAGATATGAACCTTGGAGTTCAGGACATCCAGAGTGATGTGCTGTACTTCCTGAAGATGGTTCAGAGCCTGGAATTCCTTGGGTGTATGCCAGATCGGGCCTTTTCGAAAATCCACAAATAAATCCACAAATAAATCCCTCCATTACTCCCTGAAGAACTCCCTCTTTTCAGGGAGATCATGCTCATATGGTAGAATATAATCCTTAAGTACTCTTGAAAACCTTAAGTACTCTTGAAATAGATAATATTCTGCCTTAATTTTAAAAAAAGATTGTCTGCCTGAATTGTTCCTTCAGGCAGTTAGTCTATTAAGTACTCTTTTTTCAGTATTTATAGTGCTTTACTGAGTGATATAAAATCACAACAAAGAAAGCAACTATCACCAGCAAGAGGCTGAAGAAACCAACAGGGTCCCAGACAAAGCCTATCCCAGATCCTCCTTCTTCCCAGGAAACGAGTACTGCTCCCTGGAGTTCTGTAGGAATTACCACACAGGCAAAGGCAAGCACGAAGATAAATAAGATGTCAAAGACTTCTGCAATAATGCTCTTTTCTGCCATACTCCTGTCTCCTCAATCATAATATTTGAACTCGAACATGTGGGTTTTGATTGATTCTCTTACCTTCAGGCACCCTATAGTCTCGATCAAAACGATCAGTCCTATGAAGATTACGTAGAGGTAGAAGAAACCTGAAGCAATCTCCCATGTCTCGGAGAGAATCTTGTATGCTATAAATCCTTCCACGCATATGAGCAAAGCAAGCATGCCTACAACGAGAGCCGTGTCTCCGGTAAGTTTGCTGTGATATTTGCTTTCCAGTGCCTGATCATTCGTCTCCAATGCCAGTTGCCTCCTTCTTGATCTTTCTATT harbors:
- a CDS encoding cation diffusion facilitator family transporter; amino-acid sequence: MESTGDTNGETLFNYEENENARYSQAAHVTKVGMTVNVLLTGFKFVTGIVGNSSAMIADAVHSLSDFMTDIAVIIGLKISKKPRDSTHNYGHGKIETLSAAFIGLALAVVAFGILWGGLQKVFAFFQGESLPAPNSIALIAAVLSIVSKEWLYRYTTIYARKLKSDALTANAWHHRSDALSSLGTMIGIGGAILLGGKWVVLDPIAAVILSFFIFKVAFDISYKNLNELLEASLDSETYRNIERVLDSTDGVLGFHELKTRKIGNAMAADVHIEVDRNLNIVDAHEISTQIENKLKEICGSNGHFSIHVEPCSDSEYHKKGRSGTDNRTRS
- a CDS encoding protein translocase subunit SecF; the encoded protein is MATGLAEILDNFVKNHDNRQLLALPLAILAVSLVILLVSLVSSGSPVKLGMDFQGGTQISIETTDSPAVLEKTYSSYPITNVRQTGSRVIMQFGIMDDEQQRQLETDITSHNYSNVQIQQVGPIYGKTLQVQALEALVISFIGMGIVVFLLFRTFVPSLAVILSAFSDIVIAAAFMRVAGIELSLGTLAALLMLIGYSVDSDILLTNRVLKRRGIVEEKVSKAMHTGITMTTTTLAALASMYIVSTFSYVVIPSFTQISLLSQISIVLIAGLIADMMNTWLLNTGILRWYAMKPEFRGRYNR
- a CDS encoding cofactor-independent phosphoglycerate mutase; this encodes MKYAVLIGDGMADYPIEKLGGKTILQAAQTPAMDYIAAHGKIGLAKTIPDGLPAGSDVANMSILGYDPAVYYSGRAPLEAASMGVALASDDVAFRCNLVTIEHGRIKDYSAGHISSEEAKILVETLDAELGNGELSFYPGISYRHLLVAKNNLGAEAECTPPHDITGKKIEEYLPEGKEGDFFSDLIKKSMIVLELHPVNLKRIEEGKNPANSIWVWGQGYAPKFTPFRELYGKTGAVISAVDLLKGIGVYAGMDVIEVQGATGYLDTNYEGKASAAIEVLKTRDLVFVHVEAPDEAGHEGSIDKKLKAVEDFDSRIVSPILKHAKASDEPFTILVLPDHPTPISIKTHARDPVPFAVYRTDKADSDSAEAFDEDSAKKGSLGLVKASDLIGILVKAK
- a CDS encoding coenzyme F420-0:L-glutamate ligase, with the translated sequence MKFEAIAVENIPLIHTGDNLPSIICKNLELQDRDIVIVASTVVAKAEGEIFRLEDITPGKIALEMASRNGKDARFIQAVLSRSREVLVEKPFMLVTTLAGHTCVNAGVDESNIEDGFLLYPPVNPDASASRLGQELEKLSGKKLSVIVTDTNGRAFKIGQTGAAIGIYKIKPVKHWIGEKDLFGKVLEVTEEAVADELAGAANLLMGEGAGGTPVVVIRGFDYYCGEKTFIKEMYRPEEMDVIKKGLRCLQKKLNKKLN
- a CDS encoding Hsp20/alpha crystallin family protein translates to MRWPMRRSFSGPARWDPFDEIRRTQERLNQLFEDFMPMEEWGGGKVYTPAIDIKEEDDKLVVTTDLPGINKEDVQINLKEDILEISAKTGKEKETEEEGYLRRERAYTQFYRAVRLPASVKEDGSTAKMENGVLTITLPKMQLGEPAKKIAIE
- a CDS encoding efflux RND transporter permease subunit, producing MAEKSIIAEVFDILFIFVLAFACVVIPTELQGAVLVSWEEGGSGIGFVWDPVGFFSLLLVIVAFFVVILYHSVKHYKY
- a CDS encoding preprotein translocase subunit SecD, coding for MSDKKSLLKNPRVIIFIIILLGSIVAIHPGYTPGKGTTSNLNFGLDLEGGSWLQIQLEGALVQVDVDSGKLVSGIVEPIIGAPVEITKNDLDVGGSANKSVTFTTSGTVSASQLEYLGTVSVDKLSGSTTQVTISDTSKESLIQSYLSKALDAEVLAKSTEDGTVYEIRTAVTEQKLESLLEKVGGSIHKNEDGTSTYEEGVSTDTRDLTKEILSDKLNSLGIKDIPVRTVGDKYILIDFAGIDLATAKEIAEKPGKFEIRIQTTGNETEHVLYGDSIVSVGVPSFHDEQWHTPFTLDDDGARTLQKVALETGAIDDPDSHYLKMYLDGVEIYGAPLSQSAAEKLRDAPIYSWEASTGTDDAAKTEAKALQVHLRAGALPVNVELVGSGHVDAGLGAQFKSAALIIGLISLIGVAAVVYFKYRRSEILIPMVGTSTSEVIMILGVAALIGWQLDLASIAGVIASIGTGIDHLVIITDEVLAEGKLPPTRVFKSRITKAFTIILGAATANIIALSPLVVMGFGTLKGFAITTIIGVLIGVIIARPVYGIVIKEFLHVDENGTASITE
- a CDS encoding AAA family ATPase; its protein translation is MQDLWTLKYRAGTLKEMLGNEHAVATLSELAQSGILPHLIFYGPENSGKTTAALALARQLYGRTWKNNFAYFNASDFFDQGKRYLVRDKRFVRFLGTDDPKKIYKSVIDIFKEIINEYAGMASLDADYKLIYIDNAESLNSDAQHALRRIMEKYSATCRFILSTTKPSKLIAPLRSRGLQIFFTYVPDSVLRTHLEKIGRAEKLQLSEGAFDAILYSAKGNVAKAVQTLQLASLVAHDSVITEEMVYEVTLGRDENIDNLLSAALAGDFSRGRKLLDEMIVEKGLLGVEILEGLSEALADSGETDTDIARIIVKISEVDAHLKDAANERIQLEKLISSLS
- a CDS encoding deoxycytidylate deaminase, coding for MTERPSLDEYFLEIAFVVGKRATCLRKNVGAVIVKDKRILSTGYNGAPSGMEHCLEIGCIRDLEKIPSGTRQEKCRAVHAEQNAIIQAAIHGVSIAGATIYCTHQPCILCAKMLINANIKRVVYATFYPDNDSLEFFRDAGVEVEYIPFELKSETSSGN